Part of the Spirochaeta isovalerica genome, ATGGATTATGTTTAAACTGTTTCCGGGTTACAAAGTCGCAATAATGTTGCCAGTCCTGCGGAACGAAAAAAACATCGTATATTCGCAGAACGTTATAAACAATTTTAGATCTAAGGTTTTTTTTATTCCTCGACATCATGTCTCGGATTTTTCTTTATACGCAGAGAATTTTATGTTCTTCTAAAAGGGTACTATCCATTTCTAGAAGTTGTAAAACTCTAGAAGCTGGGCCTTGTGGATGATTTCTTCCTGATTCCCAAGCTTCAACTGTTTTTATTGAAACACCTAAAGCCTCTGCAAAAATCATTTGTGTCAAATTCAGAGAGTTTCTTATTTTCCTTATTGTTATGGCGTCATACTTCGGAACAGGGGTTATGCTCACGGTTCTCTTCTTCACATTTGGAAGATTGCCTCTACTATATTCAAGAGATTCAGTGAGGCCTGTCATTATTGAGTCGAAATATGTCTTGTCCTCTTTACTCATTTGGAACTCCTCTTCTTTCTCAAATTATCTTTTATTTGATCAATAAGACTCTTAATACTTTGCTTTTCTGCTTTTGAAAGACTTTCCTTATTTGCTTTCCTAAAACACGTGATCATATGAATCTGCTCATATGCGGCAAAATCTACATAGAGCGTTCTTATACCGCCGCTCTTTCCTTTCCCAGGTATTGACCACCTTAGTTTACGGAGTCCACCTGTTCCCTGAATCAGATCTCCTGCTTCTGGATGCTCACACAAAAAAACTTCCAGATCCTTCAAATCATCATCAGATAGATTTGCCTCTTTCCATTGCTTCTCAAATGTTGGCATATAGACAAATTCTCGAGTCATAAGTAATATTACACCCTATTCAGTAGGGTTTCAAGCTGGAAGATATGACTTCTGAACATATAAGTAATTACTGTTTTAAAATTGACATCCATGTCATTTTAAAAATTGGTAGTAAATTCGATCTAAAACTGTATATAACAGACAATATACGCTACGTCGCTCCGCTCCTTGGCCTCCGGCAAAATGCCTTTGACAAATCCTCAATAAATTGTGATACAATTTCACGTGTATTCGTCAACCCCTTTGGGGTACCAGGCATCTTCGTATATTGTCGGAACGTTATGTGTAATTGTATCAAAGGATTCCTATGAATAAACGATTAGAATATTATAAACAATTTATTGACGATTTAGTTAAGTTGAAACCAACAGTTTTAAAACGATGGGTTTTAGAAAAAGGCTGGCCGAAACTTGATGAAAATAAGAAAATTAATAAGTTTCTTTCTAGGCTTAAGCAAGAAGACAAAGAAATCCTTTGTGAGCTTTTGCAACAAGCTAGAGACGGAGGAATCCACGATACACTTGTCTATCTTAATGAAAAGATTATTTTGAATGAATTTAAATTATACAAAGGTGACACGCAACTAGCTGTAGAACCATATGGAACTGAATTATTTTGGGATTGGGTGGCTCGTTCGGAAGGTGATGAATGGCCTGAACATCAACTTGATGATGACTACAAAACATGATTCAACAACACATAACAGGGTTTATATGCTGCGCCCTACGGGCTTGGGCTTCGCCACATTTTTACTTTGCAAAAACGTCATATAAACCCGGTACGTTATGTCTAATTTTAGGCTTTATCTTTTTTTGAGGATTTAAGAAATCGCCCGTCCTTGGGCGATTTTTCATTTATACAGCAGCAGAAATCCTTGAAATGATATACTTGTTAATTGAAATCCCTTCTTCAGCTGATTTTATTGCAAGATTCTTGTGAAGTTCCGGTGGAACTCTCAACGTAAGGTTTCCTTTATACTTTTTTAGTCCAAAAGGCTCAGGAATCTCTTCTCCATCTTCTCTCATCCACTCGATAGCTTCTGTTACGACATCTTCGATCTCTTTTAATGCGTCACTTGAAGTATCTCCATGTGCCATAAGAGATGGAAATTCCAGGCATTTAGCAATATGCGTATTATCTTCTTCAGACCACTCTACTCGGTATGTATATTTATCAATCAAATTATTGTTTTTCATTCGTCGCCTCCAATTTCTCAATGGCTTTCAAAACCGACTTCACTTGGTATGGTTTTGCATTCTTGCCATCTTTTTGGATATTTATTCGTGGATCTCCTTTCCATGGTGTCTTAAAAATATGATGACTACCACGAATTCTGGGTTCTCCAAAAAGCTCTGTACAAATCTTGAGCAAATCGCTGAATTTTACATTCTTAGGATTTGCCAGTTCCTTAAATTTCATAACTTATGATAGCGCATGCGGTAGCTAATGTCAAACATTAGAAAAGGTAAAAGCAATTTGATCTCAAAGAACATACGTGTTCTTTGAGAAGCCTTGAGCAAATTCAGCCCAAAACTAGACATAACAGCGAATACATGCGGCGCCTTCGGCTTGGGCTTCGCTATATTTTTTTCTCTGTCAAAATTATTGCAGATGAGGTTATACTGCTACTGCGAATGGATTATGTTTAAACTGTTTCCGGATTGCAATCTCGCAATAATGTTGCCAGTCCTTCGGAACGAAAAAAACATCGCATATTCGCAGAACGTTATAGGAAATAAAATTATGGCTCCGGCTTCTATTTTTGGCCGTCCTGGCCAAAAAACATAAAA contains:
- a CDS encoding helix-turn-helix domain-containing protein, whose protein sequence is MSKEDKTYFDSIMTGLTESLEYSRGNLPNVKKRTVSITPVPKYDAITIRKIRNSLNLTQMIFAEALGVSIKTVEAWESGRNHPQGPASRVLQLLEMDSTLLEEHKILCV
- a CDS encoding type II toxin-antitoxin system RelE/ParE family toxin → MPTFEKQWKEANLSDDDLKDLEVFLCEHPEAGDLIQGTGGLRKLRWSIPGKGKSGGIRTLYVDFAAYEQIHMITCFRKANKESLSKAEKQSIKSLIDQIKDNLRKKRSSK
- a CDS encoding DUF6547 family protein yields the protein MNKRLEYYKQFIDDLVKLKPTVLKRWVLEKGWPKLDENKKINKFLSRLKQEDKEILCELLQQARDGGIHDTLVYLNEKIILNEFKLYKGDTQLAVEPYGTELFWDWVARSEGDEWPEHQLDDDYKT
- a CDS encoding type II toxin-antitoxin system HicB family antitoxin produces the protein MKNNNLIDKYTYRVEWSEEDNTHIAKCLEFPSLMAHGDTSSDALKEIEDVVTEAIEWMREDGEEIPEPFGLKKYKGNLTLRVPPELHKNLAIKSAEEGISINKYIISRISAAV
- a CDS encoding type II toxin-antitoxin system HicA family toxin, producing the protein MKFKELANPKNVKFSDLLKICTELFGEPRIRGSHHIFKTPWKGDPRINIQKDGKNAKPYQVKSVLKAIEKLEATNEKQ